In the genome of Podospora pseudocomata strain CBS 415.72m chromosome 7, whole genome shotgun sequence, the window tcaccacacacacaaaaggaaaaggaagaaaaaaaaaaaaagagtcCATGGAATACCAGAAATAAGTTGAGCAACGTCCCATAAAGATTGCGATGAAAATGAAAAACAAGTTCCCTCGAATAACATGAAATAAAGATCCTAGGTATATATAttccctccgccgccgtcgccgcccgcccaaacccctcccctttctgtGCGTCTTGTTTGTGTCCAGTCCAGTCCCGATACAGTCCAGTCGAATTCAGTTTTCAGTTTCCAGCAGGCAGACCCCTTCTGGGTGAGCAGCCCGCAATTTCTTATCGCCTGTCTGTCTGTCATCCAAAAAGCCCTCCTGGGCAGGGAGCAAGTATCCAAAAATATTTTTGTCGTTGTTTTtcggcttttttttttttggtgtcgttttctttttggtggtcAAAGATCCAGGTCCATGGTTTCCTTTGGCAATTCTTTTGGTAAAAAAATCCTTTCTCCAAAACCCAGGAAAAAatggaagagaaaaaaaggaatgAAGTAGTTCCTGGCGGAACCAAATCCAAAAATAAAGGGCCATATGCGTCAACGGAACCTCCCCGCGGCCGCGGCAGCAGCTCGCTCTTGAATCTGCTGTTCCGTTGATACATACAGCCTGTCCAAATAGTCCATGGCCTGGGCATCCTTGAGGATCTTGGCCACCTGGATGCCCGCCGAGATGAGCTGCAAAATATTCCGGTCGTCTTTCAGCGGTCGAGACTGGTGCTTTGCCGCATGTCGCATCTCCAACGAGTTCTCCAAAATCGTCACAAACTGCTTGATCTGGCCGTTGTACAGCACCCGGGCGGGGATCCGCCTTTTCGTTGCCAGCCTTTTCAGCAGGTACACCCACTCGGTCCATTCACGATCCTGCGGGCGCTCGACGGGTCGCATGTCCTGTGTAAGTGGGATCGGAAACTGGTACTTGGCAACAAAGTCATAAGCGCACTGCGAGAGCCGGTCGTTGACCTGAGTCAGGACACTATCCTGCTCTTGGACAAGGAGATGGGTCGGAAGAGTTGGGAGGTCTCGTTCGGACATCGCAATGTACTCTGGCGGAGGTCTCTTCAGAAACTGGTGCGGCCCATCAAACTCATCCCGGTTCGACGGACGTCGCTGCGATCGTGGCTTTCCGTTCAACTTGTTCTTGTTCCCTGGCTGGGACATTCCGATGGCCGAGTTCTCCAGGGAGTAGTCGGACATGTTGGGAGACGTCATGAGATCATCCATGGAGCCCGATGGCGAGTACCTCCCTTGATATGGCCCCTGTGGTGGGGGCtgatgctgaggaggggCGCCCTGATACTGCCTCTGGTGATCCCAAGGCTGGGAGTTCATACCGTTCATGCCGTTCATGCCGTTCATACCATTCATGCCCTTGTATGAGACCTGAGATGGTGGCGCCGGGCTCGAGTACTGGCTTGGCGGTTGGGTCATACGCGGATTGAAGGCTGTCGCTGGCGCAAAGGGCGACTCAGCCGCGGCTCGCCCTACCTGGCTGACATTCCCGAGCGAAAGGTTGGCTGGGAGGTGGTATGAAGAAGAGTTTCCATGTGTGTAAGTCACGCTGGAAAGAGGTTGCCGGTTACTCTCGCTGTCCTGAAGCTGAaagaggtgggtgttgagtGGCTGAACATCTTACCTCTGTGGGAGGTACGGGTTGCTCCCCGTCTCAAACCTGCCATTGTGATATTGATCACTGTATATCGGGCTTTGGGTTCATCTGTCAGCTGTTCGTGTCCTTTCATTCCCTCCCGCAAAACGGGGTTCTTCGAGATCTTGTTCCCACCTGCGCGATTGTAGCCATCGGTCATTGGATACCGCGGCCGAGGAACGGTACGCAAAGTCCGGCTGGGCCATGGTggttcctctttttttttcaagtTGTCCTGCTCCCGGCTGGGATCTCCAAAAAGCGGCTTCCCGGGTCGTCTGTTTTTTCGCTCACCCGCAAGTGGCAGTGTTGCTTTCTTTGCTGAAAACAATTCAAGAAAAACGCACAAAATACAAAACAGAAAATCGAAACGGTTCCACGGAGCGATAGGGCGCGGCCAGAGGGTAAACAGCAATCAGTCCAGAAGGGCAAcggagaaaaaaaacctgCGGCCGGGATTTCCTTGGATGGCCGAGTACCAAAAGTCTTCATAAAAAAATCAGGGTCTCCACGCGGGCGGCGAGAACCTCACTGGGATGTGTCTTTGACCGAATGGCAATCGGGCTGTGGTCCGGCAGAGCGGTTGACCATGGACTAGCAGCGGAGTCTAGCTTGGGCGCTGCTGGGGAATATCGCTCCGGCTCCTCTTTTTCAACGTCGCCGGTGCGGTTTTGCTGAGACTTGTGTCCTCGCGGGACTGGCGGATGAGAAGCCCAAACGACAAGACGAAGCCGATTCAGATCCACGATGGAGACATATATCCCCCCTCGCTGGCCGCGCTggtgtcaaggaggagggggccggGTGGCGAGAGCAGCACTTCCACGACCGAGACTGACAACAAAGTGGCCGACACAGCAGGACCGGTGGAATGGAAAATGACAATCTTGACACGCAGCTCAGTTCAACTCAGTTCCGCGTCGCTCGGTGCGCCCAACATGGACCGGGAAGCCggatgggaagggtgggAGCAAGCCGGTGCTCACTGCCCGCAACACCACTCACTCGCATACAAGGCCGACTTCGTGACTTTGGTTGCTTGGCGCTCCCCGGATGATGGAATttcgagaagatggaggtgagCGAGTCGGGCAACGACCAAGCGGGTGCAAGTGACGATTTCTCTGGCCAGACATGAGTTGATGGGAAGATCCATGCGGTCGCCATCCAATGGTGTCTACGCCCGCACAACGCCCATGGCCATGATCCAAGCCATTCGCACTCTGCCATACTGCACTTTGCTGACGCCGGTGCTCGACAAGCACAATGCGATGAACGGGGAAGCGGTAGGGCATCGTTGGGCACCAGATGGAAATCTTCGAAGCGGGTAACAACTCTGCGGTGTCGCCCAATGCCCAGACCCTCGGCAGTCGTGATTGGTGCCAGGAAGCTCCCTGTTCTCCGAGGCGGCACATCTGATTAGGGAACCGATCGAAGCGACTGACGTTGGGCACGAACACGTCTCGCTGCACCAGCCCAACCATGCTGCCGCCCTATCATGCCATCTCGTCGTCTGGTCTGCCGTGATGCCACGCAGCAGTGCTTCTTGACCGCTCCCGACTGCGTCCGGTCCGTCGACGACGCCGTCCGGTCTGACCCTTGGAGTGTTGACACGGCATCAGTTAGCCCCCATttccccccacaaccccttcccacgcttcccatcctcccccacggCCTACTTTTTTCTTAAGAGGAGGTCCATGGCCGAGGCCACCCGCGTCATTGTTCCTGTCCTGGATGCAAATTTGGCATGAGGCATCGCGCCTTGCCCAAGACGGACAACTGACACAGTACTTTTTCTGCCGAGATGGGGACATCACCTTCAATCAAGGTATCATTTTTCTTCCACCCCACGTGCTTTGCACCCACACTGTAGCCCGACAACACCCACCGATGGGCGATGATAAGACTTCAGCCCCGAACGGCCCGGAGTTCGGGGCCTGAAGCTCGCCGGCACCACTTACAAGATCAGGCCGGACCCTCTCACTCACTTCTAACCTTACCCAGAGATTCCCTGTTTTGGACTTCCTGAGCCTCTGGACCCCAACCCCGGATGGAGACCTCTTGGAGCCCTTGGATATGGATTGGTGTGGTTTCCACCACCTGCGCATTGCTGTCATCATGATGCGCGCTCCTCGTGAGAGGAGTTGCTGTTTCTCCTGGCGAGAGATGAGAAAAAGTCTGTTTGACGAGGTAAGGTAAATTATCGCCGATGCTCTCCAGAGACTTTCCTGTGATGGACTTTGTTTCCGCGGAATGAGgcaccccttttccccctaAAACTTTCTCTAGGTCCCAGTTAGCACCACTCTGGCTGCCCTCCATCCGCATGTGGAAGGAGACCTGCACATTGCAATCCGATTTCTTGCGCGCAGGATGCCGTTCACCTGGTTGAAGACATCAACTGTCACATTTTAGCCTTCATCCGCCGTATCTGCCGTCCCCCTCTCTTTCAGAAAGCCTCGGAATCgacaaacccaaccccaaccccaacccaaacagTTCGCCATCAcacgacaacaacagcctcgGGAGGATGTAGCAGTATCCCATGTTTCACGGGGCTTGCTTGGTGCGTGATGTGTCGCCCAAGCTTTGCAGCCTCGCCTTACTTTTGGTCCTTGAATACCACCAGTCAGATGTGAGGAATGAGGCTCTCGCCGAGTCCGGGCAGCTCTTCGTCATGTGGCACAAATCTCCGAGTTGTGATCACGCCTGGGTCATGCAAGAGCACTTCCAAGAGCCATGAGCAGGCGTGTGTGCTGATGAAGCACGTTGAAGATACAAGATAGGGCTAGGGCCAGCAGATGCCTGGCGCTTTAGTGAGTAGTAACCCCATCAATGGTCACCCGAAAGCGGTATCTAACAACGGGCCAGGCTTTGTAGAAAGATTGAAACCAATACACTGCCTGGACAAGCCTTGTCGGCCAGCCTGATCAATTGTTGCTCCAAGCTATGGACTCGGTCTTCGAATACAAGGCATCAAGGGGAAGGCTAGCCTGATTGCAAGAGTCTTATCCGGGGTCggttgtggaggttgatgatgtcccAGGATTTACACATGCTGAGGGATGGGGTCCGAGCCACGCCTACTTACCTGGTTTCCGGGGCTGCCACACCTGTTGTTGACCTTGGGTTAAGGATCCTACACTCCAGctcagaagaagaagaagccgaccAACAACGTGCCAACTTGCAGCCCTCGACAACGTCTGTTCTTATGAAGAATGGCAGAAAGGGGAGCCGGGCGACATCTCCGGGAGTGGACACTTGAAGAGGGCCCCGTCGTTGACAGGACGAGACACCAGCCATCGACAAACTTGGTCAACAATACTCGAGCCATCGACGCCGATTCGTTCGCCCATCGACAACCGTATGATGAACGCCGCTTGGTTAACGTCTTTGGCCGGCAGACATCCACATCAGACCCTAGCTGCATACTGAGCAATGAGTTGGAggggctgttgctgatgtgGCGAGCAAGTGGGCGAGTTTGGTGCTTTTGGCCATTGTGTATCTGACTGATGCCAATCCAGCTGAGTCTCGAGATGTCTTGCACGACATCAAGCCAGGCAATGAGGAGGTCTGGTCTTCAGGACACCTGTCGCAGACACCCAATCAATGTACGCTCTCCCATCGACAATATCGCGGCTACTGCGGATCGATCAAAAAATCAGTCGATGCATATCTTTGAGGGTCTCATGCACAGTCGACCAGATGTAGCAGTTGCGTATTCTCGTGGCATCTCTTGTCCCGTGTAAGTGAGATCCAGACCCTTCCATCTACCGTTGCAGTAGTAGCAACTGATCTGAGATTGACAACAAGCAGTGCATATCAGGAACGAGCTCTCCAATGATGTCGACAAAAAAATGCACTTTTGCTCTTCGATGTGACTGAGTCATGGAACCTCGGACGAAACATCAATCTCGCAGTCTCGGCATGCGTCGAAAGTGAGGCGGCTGCATGTCCAAAGCACGACCAAGTACGGGGACATCGCGTGTTTGGGCATTGCTGAGTTGgcagagagaggggagagtGAAGAGCCGAAACGATTACCCATCACAGAGCCTTCAGAACCGATTGagagcaccaccatcatcgccgccgaCGTCCAAGCAAAACTCGTCCAGCTGCCGTGGTGGCTTTCCCATCATGACCGGTCAACGACAGGATTTCCATTTTTGGATATCCAGGTTCTGAACCAAAACCGGGCGAGACTGAACTGACAGCAGGCGCCTTTGCTCTTGTCCATTCACACGAGAGAGCGAGGCACCAAGCAGGTGAGCTTGGTTGGTATTGGCTATCGTGGCCCACTTGTAGACGACTGGCTGGTGGACAGCAATGGTAAGACaacccctcttcttctgttgaACAGCAGCATGCCGCCGAGAGTGTTTCCTGAGACATGACGACGCCGAGCACTGCGGGGTCGTAGCATGGTTTCCATGAGGTCGGCAATCTGGGGACGATTTGCTGCGTGAGTGGTCTTTTCGATCTTGGTGACCCTTCAACAAGAGCGcgcgagcagcagcactgGCGGCAACGGCGTCTGTCCTATCGGTGCTTCTCTCGCTATCTGTGTCATCAGGCTGTCAGTGATTTGATCTGGATTATCCGAATATCCCGCAACAAACAGGTGAGGAGTATGTCAAGGGAGTGTGAGTGAATGTGACAGGTCGAAGCTGAGCTGGCACAGGACCTGTCTGCATCTTCCATAGGCCATAGTTGCATGACGGCGTCGCACACCGCTGACGACTGGTTGGATATCCTGTTTCTGGTCTGCTCGGCGGGGCTCTTGAAGCGATTCCGGCCTATCAGCAGAGGTGGTGATAGCTAGCCTGCAACATGAGCAGGGGACAGGCTGCATCAGACGGAATGCCAACGCATCACTGCAGAGGCACTAGGCCGTCGAGCCGGCCGACTCTGATGAGGTTCTCGTGTGAGATTGGCGAAGAGATTGCAGCGCGGTGCAGCGACGCGCAGGTATACGCAGGGAGTCGCAGCAAAAGTGCAGAAAGGAAGCGGCAGGAAACATTGCGATGGACGGTGCCGAGACGAGAAGCGAACAGCCAGAGCGGGGTCTCATCAGACAAGACGAGCCTGTCTTCGAATGACAGCGTAGATTTAAAAACCCGCGCGCCCCTTCCTTGCCCAACAGTTGTCCTTTCCCCCCAGAGAACTCTTTCCACACCAGAGCCCAACGAGACCCGCCATCGTTCATCGTTACTGCCCAACCTAACGCCATCCTTCCTCACTGGTTCTCTTTTTTATATACCTGAACACCTCACCGCTCCTCTCTGCCTCCACACAGAAACCACGCCAGTCTCCCCAAGactccatcaccacttcTATCCCCACAGGACACTCTTCCTTCTGCCACTGGATCCTTCCCCAAGACGGACAAGACACGTTGGAAGCCTCCATTGCTGTCGTTGTCTAGAGAGCAGTCACAAGCTCACATCTTGCATTGCCGCATACTCTGCCTGCCGTCTGGAATGTCTGCCACGGTTATGCCCCGGACCACTGATACCATGCCTGGCTACAACACCCACAATCTTGAACTGGACGAGGTTCACACCCCCTCGAGGTATATTACGCTTGTTTTCATTTGTTTCCTGGGAGGCCCATAgtgctttttttttggcttttcaCATCATGTTGCGATACAAGTCatgtttttcctttttctaTTTCTGCCTGTTCTTGAACATCTTGCCTTGGACCAGGTCTTGAGTGAGACGCCCCATGAGCATGGATCGATCAATCAATCTGGACATACGAGAGACTTTTGCAACCCAGGGACAGCGTTTCACAGACCGATTTCTTCCCAAGGACACAAACGTCACATGGATCGCCAACTGGATGCCCCGGATTT includes:
- a CDS encoding hypothetical protein (EggNog:ENOG503NX5A) encodes the protein MAQPDFAYRSSAAVSNDRWLQSRSPIYSDQYHNGRFETGSNPYLPQSESNRQPLSSVTYTHGNSSSYHLPANLSLGNVSQVGRAAAESPFAPATAFNPRMTQPPSQYSSPAPPSQVSYKGMNGMNGMNGMNGMNSQPWDHQRQYQGAPPQHQPPPQGPYQGRYSPSGSMDDLMTSPNMSDYSLENSAIGMSQPGNKNKLNGKPRSQRRPSNRDEFDGPHQFLKRPPPEYIAMSERDLPTLPTHLLVQEQDSVLTQVNDRLSQCAYDFVAKYQFPIPLTQDMRPVERPQDREWTEWVYLLKRLATKRRIPARVLYNGQIKQFVTILENSLEMRHAAKHQSRPLKDDRNILQLISAGIQVAKILKDAQAMDYLDRLYVSTEQQIQERAAAAAAGRFR